AGTGGATCAAACTGCCAAAAATGCTTCGGGCACTTCCTTATCTTCCGCTTTTAATTTCATCTTAGAGGGCAACTAAATGGTGTTTCGCAAATTTTTTCTTCCTAACCTATTTAAAATATTTTTGATTTTGAATATATTAATGTTTAACGGTTGTTTATTCGGAAAATACTTTAAATCTTCGGGAACTTATCAATCTGCCATTGCGAATTCATCCAAGAAAAATCTATTATTTTTCGGTAAAATAGAAAATCGTGATTCCAGATATACTCCGTTTCTTGTGGAAAACTTTAAAGACATGTTGCAAACTCAAATCATAGAATCGGGGATTCAGATTTTTGATATAATCCATGTCGATGAGCCGAAGAAGGAAGAACCGGTAGTGTCGGTTGATGGAGAGAACAAACCTATTTCCCTATCGGAAGGTCTGAACGCCATTTTGCTGAAATCAGCCATTAGTAACTCTCATGATATAGAAAAAAACAGGAGAAACGGTATCTTGAACAGTGAAGAAATTC
The nucleotide sequence above comes from Leptospira kobayashii. Encoded proteins:
- a CDS encoding lipoprotein, producing MVFRKFFLPNLFKIFLILNILMFNGCLFGKYFKSSGTYQSAIANSSKKNLLFFGKIENRDSRYTPFLVENFKDMLQTQIIESGIQIFDIIHVDEPKKEEPVVSVDGENKPISLSEGLNAILLKSAISNSHDIEKNRRNGILNSEEIRALAAVHQFNYFLQGAVGNNNSGTLLQEDENSLVFAKLYNADGQLIGVVNYSVSGRTLAEANLLREVCKKIADRLTEIIEKKK